One Sphingomonas sp. IW22 genomic region harbors:
- a CDS encoding transposase, which yields PQSTVNRIIKRYNETGNFINTNRKGKCGRKRLSNKYDDRLILRASMKNPRLTAVDIKKEVSSHLSVHTIRRRLNDGGRFAVKPIVKPMLTSINKKKRLQWAKQHRQWTAQQWRKVIFSDESSFEIQLAHPRFVRCGSEPLSALHMVQRVKQPMKVMIWGCMSYHGFGRIHVVDGSMNTHKYIDVLNTCLIPQADQWYNEEWIFQQDNATCHTSKLSKMFMHNKGIDILPWPPCSPDMNPIETLWAVIKDKLRKLTITNKNELINKILGICHRDNEVNAKLRETCVKLVDGMPRRIDALIKGNGGHTKF from the coding sequence CCGCAATCTACCGTCAACCGAATAATTAAGCGTTACAATGAAACTGGAAATTTTATTAACACTAACAGAAAAGGTAAATGTGGAAGAAAGCGACTATCAAACAAGTATGATGACCGACTAATTCTCAGAGCAAGTATGAAAAACCCTCGACTAACTGCTGTTGATATAAAGAAGGAAGTGAGTTCACATTTATCAGTCCATACTATCCGAAGAAGGCTCAATGATGGAGGAAGATTTGCTGTAAAGCCAATTGTAAAGCCAATGCTAACATCCATCAACAAGAAAAAGCGTTTACAATGGGCAAAGCAACACAGGCAATGGACAGCCCAGCAATGGAGAAAGGTTATATTCTCGGATGAGTCCTCTTTTGAAATTCAATTGGCTCATCCACGTTTCGTAAGATGTGGCTCAGAGCCATTGTCAGCTTTACACATGGTGCAGCGTGTCAAACAACCTATGAAAGTTATGATCTGGGGATGCATGAGTTACCATGGATTTGGCAGAATTCATGTGGTAGACGGTTCGATGAATACACATAAGTATATAGATGTCTTGAATACTTGTTTGATACCTCAAGCGGATCAATGGTATAATGAAGAATGGATATTTCAGCAGGATAATGCTACATGTCACACCTCCAAACTGTCAAAGATGTTTATGCATAATAAGGGCATCGATATTTTGCCATGGCCGCCCTGTTCTCCGGATATGAACCCAATTGAAACTCTTTGGGCAGTGATTAAGGATAAGCTACGAAAACTGACAATTACAAATAAAAATGAGCTTATTAATAAGATACTTGGCATCTGCCATAGAGATAATGAAGTGAATGCTAAATTAAGAGAGACATGCGTAAAGCTGGTAGATGGCATGCCCCGTCGCATCGATGCTCTTATCAAAGGAAATGGAGGCCACACAAAGTTTTGA